One segment of Acidimicrobiales bacterium DNA contains the following:
- a CDS encoding ribonuclease HII gives MNATTTAPRLRRALKTTGPTLMVERELWAEGHRVVVGVDEVGRGAWAGPLTVGAAVVPGDRRVYKVRDSKMLTEPEREALFDRIAGWCVAWSVGHATHDECDELGMSEAQRLAARRAIEGLGVTPDQVLIDGNWDFIGGGNTRKIVKGDATCLSIASASILAKVTRDRMMRAQAVEFPGFDFEANKGYPCPRHKLALAGYGPTSIHRRSWVFMDHMPWTGVPRYVAPDPQGSLFDP, from the coding sequence GTGAACGCCACGACCACCGCGCCACGCCTGCGGCGGGCACTCAAGACCACGGGACCCACCCTGATGGTCGAGCGCGAGCTGTGGGCCGAGGGCCACCGGGTGGTGGTCGGTGTCGACGAGGTCGGGCGGGGCGCGTGGGCCGGTCCCCTCACCGTCGGTGCCGCGGTCGTGCCCGGCGACCGGCGGGTGTACAAGGTGAGGGACTCCAAGATGCTCACCGAACCCGAGCGTGAGGCGCTGTTCGACCGCATCGCCGGTTGGTGTGTGGCCTGGTCGGTCGGCCACGCCACCCACGACGAGTGCGACGAGCTCGGGATGTCCGAGGCGCAGCGATTGGCGGCGCGGCGGGCGATCGAGGGACTCGGTGTCACACCCGATCAGGTGCTCATCGACGGCAACTGGGACTTCATCGGCGGTGGCAACACCCGCAAGATCGTGAAGGGCGACGCCACCTGCCTCTCCATCGCCTCGGCGTCGATCCTGGCCAAGGTCACCCGCGACCGGATGATGCGGGCCCAGGCGGTCGAGTTCCCTGGCTTCGACTTCGAGGCCAACAAGGGCTACCCGTGCCCTCGCCACAAGCTGGCCCTCGCCGGCTACGGCCCCACCTCGATCCACCGACGCAGCTGGGTGTTCATGGACCACATGCCCTGGACCGGGGTGCCGCGCTACGTCGCCCCCGACCCCCAGGGCTCGCTGTTCGACCCCTGA
- a CDS encoding DNA polymerase Y family protein, with amino-acid sequence MRTTVVWCPDWPVVATGAPSDQPVGVVHANRLVATSPPARAEGVRRGQRRREAQARCPDLVLFDHDPARDARTFEPVVAAIETVTPLIEVTRPGLCAFATRGPSRYHGGDAAMMALVEATAAAAFDSDDGRRIDVRVGTADGPFAAALAARRRDPAHRLIATGETPDFLAGLPISTLDAPELVDVLERLGIGTLGRFAALPRADVAARFGPSGDHAHRLASGLDPRPPDARPVPPNIEVATELDPPAERVDQAAFVAKALADRLHERLDAVGLGCSMLTIAAETEHGERLERQWRHEGTLSPGAIADRVRWQLDGWLSGSAVTRPTGGIARLALLPDEVRAASGRQLGFWGGQSAATERAARALARLQATLGSGAVVVPELRGGRDPSSQVMLVPVEAVELTERRAVGAVGDPTGAVAPWPGRLPSPSPSTVLAEAVRVEVLDHHGRRVGVDGRGTPTAAPRQVVVGGAPAEIVAWAGPWPVDERWWDPGSRRRRARFQMVTDDGAARLLVLEGGSWWIAAVYD; translated from the coding sequence GTGCGTACCACGGTCGTGTGGTGCCCCGACTGGCCGGTCGTCGCCACGGGGGCCCCGTCGGATCAGCCGGTGGGGGTGGTGCACGCCAACCGGCTCGTCGCCACATCACCGCCAGCTCGAGCCGAGGGGGTGCGGCGAGGACAGCGGCGCCGCGAGGCCCAGGCCCGCTGTCCCGATCTGGTTCTGTTCGACCACGATCCGGCCCGCGATGCCCGGACGTTCGAACCGGTGGTCGCCGCGATCGAGACGGTCACCCCACTCATCGAGGTCACCCGCCCCGGCCTGTGCGCGTTCGCCACCCGGGGGCCTTCGCGCTACCACGGGGGCGACGCAGCGATGATGGCGCTGGTCGAGGCAACTGCAGCTGCGGCGTTCGACTCAGACGACGGTCGGCGGATCGACGTGCGGGTCGGCACCGCCGACGGTCCCTTCGCCGCCGCGCTGGCCGCCCGTCGCCGCGACCCCGCTCACCGGTTGATCGCGACGGGTGAGACCCCCGACTTCCTCGCTGGCTTGCCGATCTCGACCCTCGACGCGCCCGAGCTGGTCGATGTCCTCGAACGTCTGGGCATCGGCACCCTCGGCCGCTTCGCCGCCCTGCCCCGTGCCGACGTGGCCGCCCGGTTCGGTCCATCCGGCGATCACGCGCACCGGTTGGCCTCCGGGCTCGATCCCCGACCGCCCGACGCTCGGCCCGTCCCACCGAACATCGAGGTCGCAACCGAGCTCGATCCGCCGGCCGAGCGGGTCGACCAGGCGGCGTTCGTGGCCAAGGCGCTGGCCGATCGGTTGCACGAGCGGCTCGACGCCGTGGGCCTCGGGTGTTCGATGCTGACCATCGCCGCCGAGACCGAGCACGGCGAGCGGCTCGAGCGCCAGTGGCGTCACGAAGGAACCTTGTCGCCCGGCGCGATCGCCGACCGGGTCCGGTGGCAGCTCGATGGCTGGTTGTCGGGATCCGCGGTCACCCGCCCCACCGGCGGCATCGCCCGTCTGGCCTTGCTGCCCGACGAGGTCCGGGCGGCATCGGGTCGCCAGCTCGGGTTCTGGGGAGGGCAGTCGGCGGCCACCGAACGGGCGGCGCGCGCCCTCGCCCGGTTGCAGGCGACGTTGGGCTCCGGTGCGGTGGTGGTCCCCGAGTTGCGCGGCGGTCGCGATCCGTCGAGTCAGGTGATGCTGGTGCCCGTCGAGGCGGTCGAGCTGACCGAGCGACGCGCGGTCGGCGCTGTCGGTGACCCCACCGGCGCCGTGGCTCCATGGCCGGGGCGGTTGCCGTCACCGTCGCCGTCGACCGTGTTGGCCGAAGCCGTTCGGGTCGAGGTGCTCGACCACCACGGCCGCCGGGTGGGGGTCGATGGACGGGGCACGCCCACTGCGGCGCCCCGACAGGTGGTGGTCGGCGGCGCACCGGCCGAGATCGTGGCGTGGGCGGGGCCGTGGCCGGTCGACGAGCGCTGGTGGGACCCTGGGTCGCGCCGACGGCGGGCCCGGTTCCAGATGGTGACCGACGATGGCGCCGCTCGGCTGCTGGTGCTCGAAGGCGGCAGCTGGTGGATCGCCGCCGTCTACGACTGA
- a CDS encoding LLM class flavin-dependent oxidoreductase, whose translation MTRMPAVCLTAVPGKKQRAIEVAQEVEHRGFSGIYAASFGDAMGLCQALAQATSTIELATAIQPIYMRVPSELATHAGTIHELSGGRFRLGLGVSHEPALARMGIETGTPLADMRSYVEGLRAAERQAGELPPIVLATLRDKMLDLAVEIADGAMWANGSLSHMAHSLARIPTERRDAGFFVANLVPTVIDDDIDAARAVNRQTMWMYLRLPNYRNYWKAAGYVEEMEAIEAALEQRDRDAVFALMSDRWLDDCTISGPAAQVRERVEAWFDAGVTTPVLVPSSTTGGQFVAFEEVLAAYS comes from the coding sequence ATGACCCGCATGCCCGCTGTCTGTCTGACCGCTGTCCCCGGCAAGAAGCAACGAGCCATCGAGGTGGCCCAGGAGGTCGAGCACCGAGGGTTCAGCGGGATCTACGCCGCCAGCTTCGGCGATGCCATGGGCCTCTGCCAGGCACTGGCCCAGGCGACCTCCACGATCGAGCTCGCCACCGCCATCCAACCGATCTACATGCGAGTCCCCTCCGAGCTGGCCACCCACGCCGGCACCATCCACGAGCTCTCCGGCGGACGGTTCCGCCTCGGTCTGGGCGTGAGCCACGAGCCTGCTCTGGCCCGCATGGGCATCGAGACCGGCACCCCGCTGGCGGACATGCGCAGCTACGTCGAGGGACTCAGGGCCGCCGAACGCCAAGCGGGCGAGCTGCCACCGATCGTGCTCGCCACCCTGCGGGACAAGATGCTCGACCTGGCGGTCGAGATCGCCGACGGGGCGATGTGGGCAAACGGGTCGCTCAGCCACATGGCCCACTCCCTGGCCCGCATCCCCACCGAGCGACGCGACGCCGGCTTCTTCGTCGCCAACCTGGTGCCGACCGTGATCGACGACGACATCGACGCGGCCCGGGCCGTGAACCGACAGACCATGTGGATGTACCTGCGACTACCGAACTACCGCAACTACTGGAAGGCGGCCGGCTACGTCGAGGAGATGGAAGCCATCGAGGCTGCCCTCGAACAGCGCGACCGCGACGCCGTCTTTGCTCTCATGTCCGACCGCTGGCTCGACGACTGCACCATCTCGGGTCCCGCGGCACAGGTGCGCGAACGGGTCGAGGCGTGGTTCGACGCGGGCGTCACCACCCCGGTGCTGGTGCCGTCGTCGACCACGGGCGGCCAGTTCGTGGCCTTCGAAGAGGTGCTCGCGGCCTACTCCTGA
- a CDS encoding RpiB/LacA/LacB family sugar-phosphate isomerase encodes MQIAFGTDETTSLTAAITQRLVAAGHDVTVIAEDDPWPEVGRRVGEAVADGRADRGVVCCWTGTGVSIAANKVAGVRAALCTDAETARGARRWNDANVLAMGLRLTSEEVAAEMLDAFLSADPDADELDTIATVEPEARDR; translated from the coding sequence ATGCAGATCGCGTTCGGAACCGACGAAACCACCTCGCTCACCGCGGCGATCACCCAGCGCCTCGTCGCCGCCGGCCACGACGTGACCGTGATCGCAGAGGACGATCCGTGGCCCGAGGTGGGTCGCCGCGTCGGCGAGGCGGTGGCCGACGGACGCGCCGATCGCGGGGTCGTCTGCTGTTGGACCGGCACCGGTGTGTCGATCGCGGCCAACAAGGTTGCCGGTGTGCGGGCCGCGCTGTGCACCGACGCCGAGACCGCGAGGGGTGCCCGCCGGTGGAACGACGCCAACGTGTTGGCCATGGGCCTGCGGCTCACCTCTGAGGAGGTCGCGGCCGAGATGCTCGACGCCTTCCTCTCCGCCGATCCCGATGCCGACGAGCTCGACACCATCGCGACCGTCGAACCCGAGGCCCGCGACCGGTGA
- a CDS encoding ATP-binding protein, which translates to MDDGLVDEVVQEFLAEAHDSLDRLDLDLLALEERPSTELLGSIFRAVHSIKGTCGFFGYDLLGSVGHAAENLLSLLRDEHLAVTDEVTAALLSTVDAMRDILLVIAATGSDDEAGDHEELIAELIRLQDGPPPSRPVRLGDLLVEQGLVSAEAVELAVTEQALGDRRPLGEILVALGVIDDATVEAALHAQSEVRGVASAASTVRVDVRLLDELLGLVGELGSVSEDLRRLGPDSARQGLADPVERLERIGSELGQKVMSARMQPIGVLWKRFPRVVRDLARSLSKEVRVEMDGADVEVDKAVVEAIKDPLAHLVRNAVDHGIEDRSARAAAGKPIEGRLWLRAYHETGQVVIEIADDGRGIDARRIRDEAIERGSITRSQGESMTPQELVKLVFLPGLTTTSQVTSLSGRGVGMDVVKTNIARIGGTLDIATAPGRGTTVRVTIPHPKEP; encoded by the coding sequence ATGGACGATGGACTCGTCGACGAGGTGGTGCAGGAGTTCCTCGCCGAGGCCCACGACAGCCTCGATCGACTCGATCTCGATCTGCTCGCGCTGGAGGAGCGTCCCTCGACCGAGTTGCTCGGTTCGATCTTCCGGGCGGTGCACAGCATCAAGGGAACGTGTGGCTTCTTCGGCTACGACCTGCTCGGGTCGGTTGGTCACGCGGCGGAGAACCTGTTGAGCCTGCTACGCGACGAGCACCTCGCGGTGACCGATGAGGTCACCGCAGCACTGCTGTCCACGGTCGACGCGATGCGAGACATCCTGCTCGTGATCGCGGCCACCGGATCCGACGACGAAGCCGGGGACCACGAGGAGCTCATCGCGGAGCTGATCCGGTTGCAGGATGGTCCACCTCCGAGCCGTCCGGTACGTCTCGGCGATCTGCTCGTCGAGCAGGGCCTGGTCAGCGCGGAGGCCGTCGAGCTTGCCGTCACCGAACAGGCGCTCGGCGACCGGCGGCCGCTCGGGGAGATCCTTGTTGCCCTCGGCGTGATCGACGACGCCACCGTCGAGGCCGCCTTGCACGCCCAGAGCGAGGTCCGAGGGGTCGCCTCCGCCGCATCCACGGTCCGGGTCGACGTTCGGTTGCTCGACGAGCTCCTGGGGCTCGTCGGCGAGCTGGGGTCGGTGAGCGAGGACCTGAGACGTCTCGGGCCCGACAGTGCTCGACAAGGGCTCGCCGATCCGGTGGAGCGGCTCGAGCGGATCGGCTCCGAGCTGGGACAGAAGGTGATGAGCGCCAGGATGCAGCCCATCGGGGTCCTCTGGAAGCGGTTCCCCCGTGTGGTGCGGGACCTCGCCCGCTCGCTTTCCAAGGAGGTCCGGGTCGAGATGGACGGAGCCGACGTCGAGGTCGACAAGGCGGTCGTCGAGGCGATCAAGGATCCCCTCGCGCACCTGGTGCGCAACGCGGTGGACCATGGCATCGAGGACCGGTCCGCCCGAGCAGCCGCCGGAAAGCCGATCGAGGGTCGACTCTGGTTGCGGGCTTACCACGAAACTGGGCAGGTGGTCATCGAGATCGCCGACGATGGGAGGGGCATCGATGCGCGCCGGATTCGTGACGAAGCGATCGAGCGGGGGAGCATCACTCGCTCACAGGGCGAGAGCATGACCCCACAGGAGCTGGTCAAGCTCGTCTTCCTGCCCGGCCTGACCACCACCTCGCAGGTCACCAGCCTCTCGGGTCGCGGCGTCGGCATGGACGTGGTCAAGACCAACATCGCGCGGATCGGTGGCACGCTCGACATCGCCACGGCGCCGGGTCGGGGCACCACCGTCAGGGTGACCATCCCTCACCCGAAGGAGCCCTGA
- a CDS encoding error-prone DNA polymerase, whose protein sequence is MGWRNPPVRWSVLEQRLSGSARGDHPFPGDGADSPAWSRTRGPYTPPAQVRRRPGSVPYAELHCHSNFSFLDGASHPEELVEHAAELGLAALALTDHDGFYGVVRFAEAARVHGLPTVFGAELTLGAVAPPAGHADPDGDHLVVLARDPTGYARLSAAISDAQLEGEKGAPRLDLDALAGLAGPPGHWAVLTGCRKGAVNRALMAEGPTGARRELQRLVERFGTDHVFVELWDHGDPLDSARNDALASLAMSLGVEPVATNNVHYASPARRPLATALAAVRSRRSLDDVDGWLPAGPCAHLRSGTEQARRFARYPGVVERAAQLGLACAFDLALVAPELPPFPCPAGFDEMSHLRHLTEQGATSRYGSRHDERVPGAWAQIDHELSVIDQLGFPGYFLIVWDLVQFCHRQNILCQGRGSAANSAVCFALGITNADAVSLGLLFERFLSSERDGPPDIDIDIESDRREEVIQYVYERHGRRHAAQVANVITYRAKSAVRDMAKALGHAPGQQDAWSKEVDRWGPVSATAARPDSSIPPSVLELAGAVEHFPRHLGIHSGGMVICDRPVVEVCPVEWARMDGRTVLQWDKDDCAATGLVKFDLLGLGMLTALHLTIDLVRDHQGIDIDLASLPQDPEVYDMLCRADSIGVFQVESRAQMATLPRLRPRTFYDLVVEVALIRPGPIQGGSVHPYIRRRNGQEPVTYLHPLLERSLAKTLGVPLFQEQLMAMAIDVAGFSPAEADQLRQAMGAKRSAERMERLRRRLFDGMGARGITGEVADAIYDKLAAFANFGFPESHSVSFAYLVYASSWCKRYHPAAFCAGLLGAQPMGFYSPHSLVQDARRHGVPVATPDINASGVHATLEGSAGTPPPSGAPPSEWGVGGPTVRLGLSSIRGVGTDLAERIVDGAPYRSPEDLARRVRPPAPVLEALATAGAFDGFGLDRRSALWAAGAVAVARDDRLEGMLTGVEAPPLPGMSDHELAMADLWATGVSPDGHPTRFVRDHLAGLGVVTAADLVGLDHGTKVLVGGVVTHRQRPATASGTTFVNLEDETGLVNVVVSMGCWSRYRRVARGAPALMVHGRLERGDGGVVNVIAERIEPLPLAARTRPSRDFR, encoded by the coding sequence ATGGGATGGCGCAACCCTCCGGTTCGATGGTCGGTGCTCGAGCAGCGCCTGTCGGGCAGCGCCCGAGGCGACCACCCCTTCCCCGGTGACGGCGCCGACAGCCCGGCCTGGTCGCGCACACGTGGGCCCTACACCCCGCCCGCCCAGGTCCGGCGCCGGCCGGGTTCGGTGCCCTATGCCGAGCTGCACTGCCACTCCAACTTCAGCTTTCTCGACGGAGCCTCACACCCCGAGGAGTTGGTGGAGCACGCCGCGGAGCTCGGGCTCGCGGCCCTCGCGCTCACCGACCACGACGGCTTCTACGGGGTGGTCCGCTTCGCCGAGGCCGCCCGGGTCCACGGCCTCCCCACCGTGTTCGGGGCCGAGCTCACGCTGGGCGCCGTCGCGCCACCGGCCGGCCACGCCGATCCCGATGGCGACCACCTCGTGGTGCTGGCTCGCGACCCCACTGGCTACGCCCGGCTGTCTGCGGCCATCAGCGACGCCCAGTTGGAAGGGGAGAAGGGAGCGCCCCGACTCGACCTCGACGCCCTGGCAGGGCTGGCTGGTCCGCCCGGGCACTGGGCGGTGCTCACCGGGTGCCGCAAGGGAGCGGTCAACCGGGCGTTGATGGCCGAGGGCCCGACCGGGGCCCGGCGCGAGCTGCAGCGGTTGGTCGAGCGCTTCGGGACCGACCACGTCTTCGTCGAGCTGTGGGATCACGGCGATCCCCTCGACTCGGCCCGCAACGACGCGTTGGCCTCCCTGGCGATGTCGCTCGGGGTCGAGCCGGTGGCCACCAACAACGTCCACTACGCCAGCCCCGCCCGTCGGCCGCTCGCCACCGCGCTCGCCGCGGTGCGGTCCCGACGCTCGCTCGACGACGTCGACGGCTGGCTCCCGGCCGGTCCGTGCGCCCATCTGCGGTCGGGCACCGAACAAGCCCGACGCTTCGCCCGGTATCCCGGTGTGGTCGAGCGGGCCGCACAGCTGGGGTTGGCGTGCGCGTTCGACCTGGCCCTCGTGGCACCCGAGCTGCCGCCGTTCCCCTGCCCGGCCGGGTTCGACGAGATGTCCCATCTCCGGCACCTCACCGAACAGGGCGCCACCTCGAGGTATGGCTCCCGCCATGACGAACGGGTGCCGGGAGCGTGGGCTCAGATCGACCACGAGCTGAGCGTCATCGACCAGTTGGGGTTCCCCGGCTACTTCCTCATCGTCTGGGACCTGGTCCAGTTCTGCCACCGCCAGAACATCCTCTGCCAGGGACGGGGCTCGGCGGCCAACTCGGCGGTCTGCTTCGCCCTCGGCATCACCAACGCCGATGCGGTCTCGCTCGGGTTGCTGTTCGAGCGATTCCTCTCGTCCGAGCGCGACGGCCCTCCCGACATCGACATCGACATCGAGAGCGATCGGCGCGAAGAGGTCATCCAGTACGTCTACGAACGGCACGGTCGCCGCCACGCTGCCCAGGTGGCCAACGTCATCACCTACCGGGCCAAGTCCGCGGTGCGCGACATGGCCAAGGCGCTCGGCCACGCGCCGGGCCAGCAGGACGCCTGGAGCAAGGAGGTCGACCGTTGGGGTCCGGTGTCGGCCACCGCGGCCCGACCGGACTCCTCCATCCCGCCGTCGGTGCTCGAGCTCGCCGGAGCGGTCGAGCACTTCCCCCGCCATCTCGGCATCCACTCCGGGGGCATGGTGATCTGCGACCGGCCGGTGGTCGAGGTGTGCCCGGTCGAGTGGGCCCGCATGGACGGCCGCACCGTGCTGCAGTGGGACAAGGACGACTGCGCGGCCACCGGCCTGGTCAAGTTCGACCTGCTCGGACTCGGCATGCTCACCGCCCTGCACCTCACCATCGACCTGGTGCGCGACCACCAGGGCATCGACATCGACCTGGCCTCGTTGCCCCAGGACCCCGAGGTCTACGACATGCTGTGCCGGGCCGACTCCATCGGGGTCTTCCAGGTCGAGAGCCGGGCCCAGATGGCCACGCTGCCACGGTTGCGTCCCCGCACGTTCTATGACCTGGTGGTCGAGGTCGCGCTCATCCGTCCCGGGCCGATCCAGGGCGGGTCGGTGCACCCCTACATCCGGCGCCGCAACGGCCAGGAGCCGGTCACCTACCTTCATCCGCTGCTCGAGCGGTCGCTGGCCAAGACCCTCGGTGTGCCGCTGTTCCAGGAGCAGCTCATGGCGATGGCCATCGACGTGGCCGGCTTCAGCCCGGCCGAGGCCGATCAGCTCCGCCAGGCCATGGGAGCCAAGCGCAGCGCCGAGCGCATGGAACGCCTCCGTCGGCGCCTCTTCGATGGCATGGGCGCCCGGGGCATCACCGGCGAGGTGGCCGATGCCATCTACGACAAGCTGGCGGCCTTCGCCAACTTCGGGTTCCCCGAGAGCCACTCGGTGTCGTTCGCCTACCTGGTCTATGCCAGCTCGTGGTGCAAGCGCTACCACCCGGCGGCGTTCTGCGCGGGGCTCCTCGGCGCCCAACCCATGGGGTTCTACTCGCCGCACTCGCTGGTCCAGGATGCCCGCCGTCACGGAGTCCCGGTGGCCACCCCCGACATCAATGCGTCGGGGGTGCATGCCACCCTCGAAGGATCTGCCGGCACGCCGCCACCGTCGGGTGCCCCGCCGTCGGAGTGGGGGGTGGGAGGACCGACGGTACGGCTGGGGCTGTCGTCGATCCGTGGGGTCGGAACCGATCTGGCCGAACGCATCGTGGACGGTGCTCCCTACCGTTCGCCCGAGGACCTGGCCCGGCGGGTCCGGCCACCAGCCCCCGTGCTCGAGGCGCTCGCCACCGCAGGGGCCTTCGACGGCTTCGGACTCGACCGTCGCTCGGCGCTGTGGGCCGCGGGTGCGGTCGCGGTGGCGCGCGACGATCGCCTCGAGGGCATGCTCACCGGGGTCGAGGCACCGCCGTTGCCCGGTATGAGCGACCACGAGCTGGCCATGGCCGACCTGTGGGCCACCGGCGTGTCACCCGATGGGCACCCCACCCGGTTCGTCCGGGATCATCTCGCCGGCCTGGGGGTGGTCACCGCCGCCGACCTGGTCGGTCTCGATCACGGCACCAAGGTCCTGGTGGGCGGTGTGGTGACCCACCGGCAACGGCCGGCCACCGCCTCGGGCACCACCTTCGTCAACCTCGAGGACGAGACCGGCCTGGTGAACGTGGTGGTGTCGATGGGGTGCTGGAGCCGGTACCGGCGGGTGGCTCGGGGGGCCCCGGCGCTGATGGTGCACGGTCGTCTCGAACGTGGCGACGGCGGGGTGGTCAACGTCATCGCCGAGCGGATCGAGCCGCTGCCGTTGGCCGCCCGCACCCGCCCGTCCAGGGACTTTCGGTGA